A section of the Salvelinus sp. IW2-2015 linkage group LG7, ASM291031v2, whole genome shotgun sequence genome encodes:
- the LOC111966158 gene encoding ATP synthase F(0) complex subunit B1, mitochondrial translates to MLSRVVFVSAXAVKSSGPLGAGLVQLAHLHTSPNSQAPVPALPEKGGKTRHGIIPEELFQILYPKTGVTGPYVLGAGLLTYILSKEIYIINHETFAAACMGTVIIYGVRKFGPDVAAFADKLNEEKVQKAQEVKDLAMTSLAQAVQDEKKEQWRAEGRQMLFDAKRVSVTDRG, encoded by the exons ATGCTGTCTAGGGTCGTTTTCGTTTCAG CCAAWGCTGTAAAAAGCAGTGGTCCCCTCGGCGCTGG GCTGGTCCAGCTGGCCCACCTCCACACGTCCCCCAACAGCCAGGCCCCAGTYCCCGCTCTGCCAGAGAAGGGAGGCAAGACGCGCCACGGCATCATCCCTGAGGAGCTCTTCCAGATCCTATACCCCAAGACTGGAGTTACAG GGCCCTACGTGCTGGGTGCTGGGCTGCTCACATACATCCTTTCCAAGGAGATCTACATCATCAACCACGAGACCTTCGCTGCTGCCTGCATGGGTACGGTCATCATCTAYGGTGTCAGGAAGTTCGGCCCCGACGTTGCGGCTTTCGCTGACAAACTGAACGAG gAGAAAGTTCAGAAGGCTCAGGAAGTGAAGGACCTGGCCATGACCAGCTTGGCTCAGGCCGTTCAGGATGAGAAGAAGGAGCAGTGGAGGGCAGAGGGACGACAGATGCTCTTCGACGCTAAGAGGGTGAGTGTGACCGATAGAGGTTAG